The Faecalibacterium sp. I3-3-89 sequence GATATTTTACATGAAAAGAATTCCAGCATACTTGACAGATGAAGAAATCGCACGTAAAATTACAGAATGCGTGTCAAGTGCGACAGGAAATGATAGTCAAGAGCATAATAGAAAAATCCGGACGCATAATAGATCTCCGTCGGCTGTATGGGATTTTATTAATACGGCGTTATGTAAGGCTTTCTATAATGAAGAATGCCAGGCGTATGTTGTTGCACGTTGACCATGGGAAATGGCTGTTATATACTGCAAAAAGAATGGCTGCCTTTATACTATTATGAGAGAAAAGCGTTTTGCAGAACTGCAAAGAACGCAGGCAAGAAGAAACCAATCGCATTATCTTGACCTTTTGGCAGGTATTATAAACGCTGACTTAAGAGATGATGATTTTAATCAGATGTCGATGCTCCCTGAAAAACCTTCTGATCAAGAGGCGATGAAGCAGCAACTTTTGAAATTGCTGTATACTCTGGTAGATAGTCTTGACGAACTGAAAAGACACGTTTTGATACTGTTCAATGCAAACTATGAAACTGGGTTAACGGCAATTCGTGCAGTAACGGTAAATCGGATGCTCACTGTCATAGAGCAGGCTAATTGGAGCAGATACATCGATTTGAATAATGTAGCTGTGGTTGAAACGGTAGACGAAGAAAATAGCAACTTTGATACACCTGATATGGGTATAAAGCTGACTAAGAAAGCTGAGCAGCGTAAGAAAAAGGTTGCTGGACTTAAAAAGTGGGATGAAAGCGCAGAAGGCTAATTATAGGAGAAAGAGAGGGCTCGATTGCCATGCAGGGCAATTTGAATGGAGAACGCCTAAAGAAGGCAAGAATATATAGAGGATTTTCCGTTAGTGAACTAGCTGAAAAATCAGGATGTAGTCGGCAGAGCATTTATATGTATGAAAGAGAAAAAACAAAACGTGTGGACCTGAATGCGATTGAAGCTCTTGCAAGGACATTGGATTTTCCCGAACGCTTTTTCTGCGAGTCTGATATGAAAGCGGAAATTGGATCGACATATTTCCGTGCATTATTAACCACTAGTTCTAGATACAGAGAAGCTCAAACACAAAAGATGGAGTTTTTAGCCGATATTTTTGTATTTCTACAGGAATATCTAGAATTTCCACATCGCACAATACCAGATTGCTCTGGACAGACACCGGAAGAAGCAGCCGCAACCCTACGTCGAGAATGGCACCTTGGAACTCGCCCGATAGAAAATATCGTTGCGCTGGTAGAGTCAAATGGAATTATTGTAACGAAGTTTCCAGTTGAAACGAATGACATAGATGCGTTTAGTCAGTTGGTTAGAATTGGAGACGAAGATATATATTTAATCGGCTATTCAGAAAACAAAACGGCAGCTTCACGCGTTCATTTTGATATTGCTCACGAACTTGGACATATTTGCTTGCATGGTTGGAGTGAGGATATCGAAAAAATTGATCGAGATGAATTCAAAGAACGTGAAAAGGAGGCAAACGAATTTGCTGCAGCATTTTTATTACCTAGAGAAGGTTTTGCTAAAGATGTAGCAGTCAATCCCAAATCAATTCCAGCATATACAGAGTTAAAACGTAAATGGAAGGTTTCTATTCAAGCTATGGCACGGAGATCTTTTTCATTGGGTCTTATTACGATGGAAGAGTACCAAGAAATAATACGAACAATGCAGAGAAGAGGTATACGCAAACAAGAACCATTAGATAATATTTTAGTAACAGCAAGTCCAACACTTTTGAAGACTGCTGTTATGATGCTATTGACCGAGAATGTGTTCACCCCTCAAGAGTTTATGGATGAACTTTCGTACAATTATAATTTGAGCTTATATCCAAAAGAAGTCGAATCTTTATTAGATTTGCCGAATGGAACATTAGAAAAGCCGAAAACAGTTTATTTGAGCAATTTGAAACTAAAAGAATAAGTAATCAAATAGATTGAAAGCAACAAAAACAGGGTGCGCCCTGCGGACGCACCCTGCAAAAATCCACACACGATAAGTAAGGCAGGGAGTTCCCCAGAGCAGAGTTCCCATAAAACAGTATTTGCAAAAGTTCCCTAAATGGGGAAGATTTGGCGTGACTTCGGTCACGCCTTTTCTTTTGCTTCCAGTTCATCCAGAGGGATGTACCCCAGCCCGTCGTACTTGATATGGATGTGCTGCACCCGCTTTCCGCTGGACTTATCCGGGGCATCTACATAGATAGCCGACACCAGTTCACGGAGAGCATAGGGAGTGAGTTCTTCAATATGAACGTACTTGTGCGCTTTCTGGACGAATTTTTCAATATTCTCGATTTGCTGTTCCTGTACTTCGATTTCCTGTTGGATAGAGAGGGATTCCTCTTCCAGCTGCTTCTGTTCGGCATCGTAGCTCTGGCTCATCATGTCGAAGCGGTCATCGCTCAGCTTTCCATTGGCGTTGTCCTCGTAGATTTTCATGAACAGCCGTTTGAGGTCTGCGATCCGCTTCTCATTCCGGGCAAGCTGCTTCTTCAGGACGGTCAGCTTTTCGCTGCTTTCCACACGAAGCTGCTCCTCCATGACCTTGCGGAAGTAGTTTTCATGACGGAGAATGTAGTCCGTCACCCGCTGAACATGACTCAGCACACGTCCTTCCAGAACCTTTACCCGGATGAAATGTCCCTTGCACTTGCTCCCGTTCTTCTTGTGCAGAGAGCAATCAAAGAAGTCTTGACTGAAGTCCCTGTTATTGGACGAACCATATTGCATCTTGGAACCGCAGTCAGCGCAGTAGACCATACCGGAGAAAATGCTGCTCTTGCCTGTTCGGGTCATACGGTGACGCTGGCTGCGAATCTCCTGAACCTTTTCAAACACATCATCGTCAATAATGCGCTCATGTGTATCCGGGAAGATAGCCTGATTTTCCACAGGATTCAGATGTCTCTTTTTATCCCAGATAGAGTTAGTATAGGTCTTGAAGTTGACTGTGCAGCCAGTGTACTCCCGGCGTTCCAGAATCAAACTTACTGCTCTTTTATCCCAGCGATAAGGGTCTTCCGGGGCGGGTGAGTTCGTACTCAGGCCATGGCTCAACTTATAGGCGGTGGGAGTCAGAACTTTGTCCACCCACAGTTGGTTTGCAATTTGGGTCGGGCCACGGCCTTCCATGCACATGGAGAAGATGCGCTTCACGATTGCAGCCGCTTCCGGGTCAACAAGCCAATGCTTCGGGTTCTCCGGGTCTTTTACATAGCCGTACGGAACATTAACCGTCAGCGGTACTCCACGCTCTCCCTTGGCCTTCTGAACGGCCCGAATCTTGCGGCTGGTATCGCGGGCGTAAAACTCGTTGAACCAGTTCTTAATGCCCGCAAAATCGTTGTTTACGCTGTTCGGGTCAATGGTGTCGTAGTTGTCGTTAATGGCGATGTAGCGAACGCCATACTGGGGAAAGGTGAAGTTGGTGTACAGACCAGTCAAGGCAGAATTGCGCCCCAGTCGGGACAAATCCTTCGTGATAACGATTCCTACACGCCCTGCTTCGATCTCGACCAGCATACTCTGAAAGCCGGGACGGTCATAGTTCGTGCCGGAGTAGCCATCATCCACAAAGAACACCGGGTTCGGGAAGTGGTTCTTTTTGGCGTATGATAAATTTATAACATTCTCCATCTTTCATGGAAATTGCTGCAACAGGAACGACCATCTGACTCCATGAAAGCTCCCTTATCTCGTTCATGGGCAATACAAGGTTGCGATACAGTGGACTGACTGTGAGCTTTTGAGTTGAATATGTAATGCTCTGTTCATCAATGTACAAACCACCGCCAATGATTCCATTACGGCATAAGCTACACACAAAAGTTTTTCCCATAATATTACCGCCTCCTATTAGTTGATGGTTGGTTAAGTTGAGTATATCATATTGATTTCCAGAAGAACACCCCTATATAGGAGATTTTAGCCGTTTTACTGCGTACGTGCGTACGAGAGATTGGTACGCACGTACGCAGCGATTTGCCCGAAGCGCACCCTATATAGCCGTTTCCCCCTCGGAGAGCCCACTACACTTTGCAGACCGCAGGGCTGAAAGCGTCATAATGGGTTATTACACTTCCGCAGAAGTGCCTTTTCCTCGCCGCAGACAGCCCGGTGCACCTTTGTGAGAGCTTTCTGTCCGGCGAATCCACATCGCCCACAGGCGATGTGAGCAGGGATTCCAAAGGGGCGCAGCACCCTTGGCACACGACTTTGGTACAAAGTCTAGTGTGTTACACCTTTCCAGAGATGTACACGTTCCTGAAATGCAAAAAGCCCCATACCCAACACCTTAACGGTGCGGACATGGGACTTGATGCTTCCTCGGCCTAGCCGGGTACTCCGTAACCAATCCTGACAGGCAGTTGCCGTGTCATTTTTCGAAAACTGTTTTACGGATACCCAGCAGTCGGGAACGCTCTGTTTTTCTTTGCTAGGGGTATGATGAGCCTGTTCCGCCTGCCATGCGGCAAACTCTCGTTGGCCTTCCTCGCTGTTCCAGCAGGCAAGGATGGCCGGGTAGAATGCCCGTGCCAGACGGTCGATGACTTCATCGGGATAAGGGGAAATGTTTGTGGACTTTTTCTTTTTGTTCAAACGCACGCTCCTTTGATCGTCCCACCGTGGCAAAGCCGGGCGAGAAAATCAAAGTTCCAATTTCATATCAGGCGCAAGGGCGCGGATAGTTTCCGCCCTGCACTTGCGGCTGGTGGCTCGTTGATGGCTTACAAGTGCCTGTCGTTATGCCGTTTTAGAGGATTCACCGCTGGATTCTGCAAGAACTTCGTCCAGCGTTTTCAAAAATTCAAGGTGAGGTTTCAAGGCAAAGCGAAGAACTTTGACCTGTTCCGGATGCGTAAGAAGTTTCGGGTTCAAGTCGAACGTAACTTCCCAACTCTTTCGCATGAGAGATTCAGCATTGTGGAGCCGATAGTACAGTTCGAGAAACTTTTGGGGAACATCATAGTTTTCATCAATGGTGTTGCTGGCGGCTTTTTCTGCCTGCTTCACCGTTACTTTGTTGGGCTTGACTTTCTTCGGCTTCGGCACATAATTCTTGATTTCTTTAAAGATTTCAGCCTGCTCTTCGGGCTTGGCCTTGCCGAGATTTTCGAGAAGATAATCGGGAATGTGCAGTTCCTCGCGGAAGAACCGATCACGGAAACCGGGAGACAGTTCATCCGCAACGTCAACGCCGTGGGCATAGTATTCTGCTCGGCGGACTGAACTTGCGCTGCTGTGATTTTCCTGTGCAATGCGCTCACAGGTTTTCATGGGCTTCTGGTTGTGTTCAGATTGAACACTGCCAGATTTCTTTGCAGTATGCTGATTGCCGCGAAATGCTTCGGTGCGCTTTTCAGAGGAATACTGCTTACCCATAAGGAACTTCTTCTGCTCCGGGGTCAGATTACGCCGCCCTAACTGATTCTTGCAGATCCATGCGAGGACTTCTTCTCTGCTTTCAAACGGGAGCGGCATGGTAGAGAAAGAGATTTCGGGATGCTCCTGAACGATTTCATAACGATTGTGGCCGTCAACAAGGGTGTTGTTCCACACGATCAAAGGAGAGAGCAACTTGCCCTCTTTGAGGATGTTTTCTTCAAGCTGCTTAAATTCATCATCGGTCAG is a genomic window containing:
- a CDS encoding helix-turn-helix domain-containing protein; this encodes MQGNLNGERLKKARIYRGFSVSELAEKSGCSRQSIYMYEREKTKRVDLNAIEALARTLDFPERFFCESDMKAEIGSTYFRALLTTSSRYREAQTQKMEFLADIFVFLQEYLEFPHRTIPDCSGQTPEEAAATLRREWHLGTRPIENIVALVESNGIIVTKFPVETNDIDAFSQLVRIGDEDIYLIGYSENKTAASRVHFDIAHELGHICLHGWSEDIEKIDRDEFKEREKEANEFAAAFLLPREGFAKDVAVNPKSIPAYTELKRKWKVSIQAMARRSFSLGLITMEEYQEIIRTMQRRGIRKQEPLDNILVTASPTLLKTAVMMLLTENVFTPQEFMDELSYNYNLSLYPKEVESLLDLPNGTLEKPKTVYLSNLKLKE
- a CDS encoding recombinase family protein, which produces MENVINLSYAKKNHFPNPVFFVDDGYSGTNYDRPGFQSMLVEIEAGRVGIVITKDLSRLGRNSALTGLYTNFTFPQYGVRYIAINDNYDTIDPNSVNNDFAGIKNWFNEFYARDTSRKIRAVQKAKGERGVPLTVNVPYGYVKDPENPKHWLVDPEAAAIVKRIFSMCMEGRGPTQIANQLWVDKVLTPTAYKLSHGLSTNSPAPEDPYRWDKRAVSLILERREYTGCTVNFKTYTNSIWDKKRHLNPVENQAIFPDTHERIIDDDVFEKVQEIRSQRHRMTRTGKSSIFSGMVYCADCGSKMQYGSSNNRDFSQDFFDCSLHKKNGSKCKGHFIRVKVLEGRVLSHVQRVTDYILRHENYFRKVMEEQLRVESSEKLTVLKKQLARNEKRIADLKRLFMKIYEDNANGKLSDDRFDMMSQSYDAEQKQLEEESLSIQQEIEVQEQQIENIEKFVQKAHKYVHIEELTPYALRELVSAIYVDAPDKSSGKRVQHIHIKYDGLGYIPLDELEAKEKA